The proteins below are encoded in one region of Limnochorda pilosa:
- a CDS encoding glutamate-5-semialdehyde dehydrogenase translates to MERQQAVAGEIEAVRAQASAARQAARWLARTTTATRDRLLRAMAEALEEAAGPILDANREDTASAAGRPPAFRDRLALDERRLAAMGESLQQVAALPDPLGRGEGWVRPNGLRIRKVRVPLGVVGLIYEARPNVTAEAAALALKAGNAILLRGGSEAHRSNRAVVEALRAGAVTAGAPPDVVNLLPPGRESARALMVTPGLVDVLIPRGGPELIRAVVAEARVPVIETGAGNCHTYVHQDADLEMALRIAVNAKTQRPAVCNAMETLLVHRDAAPAFLPRLGDAMREKGVTLRGCPETRRHLPWAEEATEADWATEYLDLILAVRVVDDLDQALAHIARYTTGHSEAIVTRSLEAAHRFQQEVDAAVVYVNASTRFTDGGEFGLGAEVGISTQKLHARGPMGLEALTTVRFLVEGEGQVR, encoded by the coding sequence ATGGAAAGGCAGCAAGCGGTCGCTGGCGAGATCGAGGCGGTCCGGGCCCAAGCCAGCGCCGCCCGGCAGGCCGCACGGTGGCTTGCCCGCACCACCACCGCGACGAGGGACCGGCTCCTCCGCGCGATGGCCGAGGCCCTGGAGGAGGCCGCGGGCCCGATCCTGGACGCCAACCGCGAGGACACGGCCTCGGCGGCCGGTAGGCCGCCCGCCTTCCGAGACCGGCTCGCCCTGGACGAGCGGCGTCTCGCGGCGATGGGCGAGAGCCTCCAGCAGGTGGCCGCTCTGCCGGACCCCCTGGGCCGGGGGGAGGGCTGGGTGCGCCCCAACGGGCTCCGCATCCGGAAGGTGCGGGTGCCCCTGGGGGTCGTGGGGCTCATCTACGAGGCTCGCCCCAACGTGACCGCGGAAGCCGCGGCGCTGGCCCTCAAGGCCGGCAACGCCATCCTCCTGCGGGGCGGGAGCGAGGCCCACCGCTCCAACCGGGCCGTCGTGGAGGCGCTTCGGGCGGGCGCCGTCACGGCCGGCGCGCCGCCGGACGTGGTGAACCTCCTTCCTCCCGGGCGGGAAAGCGCCCGGGCGCTGATGGTCACGCCGGGCCTGGTGGACGTCCTCATTCCCCGGGGCGGCCCCGAGCTCATCCGGGCCGTGGTGGCCGAGGCCCGGGTTCCCGTGATCGAGACGGGTGCCGGCAACTGTCACACCTACGTGCACCAGGATGCGGACCTGGAGATGGCCCTCCGCATCGCCGTCAACGCCAAGACCCAGCGACCGGCCGTCTGCAACGCCATGGAGACCCTGCTGGTCCACCGCGACGCGGCCCCGGCCTTCCTGCCCCGGCTCGGCGACGCGATGCGGGAGAAGGGCGTCACCCTCCGGGGTTGCCCCGAAACCCGCCGCCACCTTCCCTGGGCCGAGGAGGCCACCGAGGCGGACTGGGCCACCGAGTACCTGGACCTGATCCTCGCCGTGCGGGTGGTGGACGACCTGGACCAGGCCCTGGCCCACATCGCCCGCTACACCACCGGCCACTCGGAGGCCATCGTCACCCGCTCGCTGGAGGCTGCCCACCGCTTCCAGCAGGAGGTGGACGCGGCCGTAGTCTACGTCAACGCCTCCACCCGTTTCACCGACGGGGGCGAGTTCGGCCTCGGGGCGGAGGTGGGCATCAGCACCCAGAAGCTCCACGCCCGCGGGCCCATGGGGCTCGAGGCCCTCACCACCGTCCGGTTCTTGGTGGAAGGCGAGGGCCAGGTGCGCTGA
- a CDS encoding MFS transporter, with protein sequence MEQSPQGPGAGARPAARPAGRPARPNRKAMHASLWDGIWSSASENAMLPFIPMFALALGAGPAAIGLVAAFPTLLGNLFQIPAARLAERFGHRRLYLLGSLGRLLWLPVALLPFLDLPADTAVALLIGLLSLRTAVISLAVPAWTTLMAQAVPLRLRGRYFSNRNLYASLSALLAAASGGWLVRLAGYPAGYAALFGVATLAGLLAVESVTRMPVEPLEPAHRPSHAPSSGPDHPPAEAAPQPHPPLSPGLHLGFGARLRAVTRAFRPDQPFSRYILTSFAWTFAVNLPAPLFAVHFKQVLGGNEAIWGLTTATNLTVTMIGQRYWGRRTVTLGDRNIVILGGLGASLLALLWAVIPAPWYVFGLELLGGMAWSGYNLAAFTLLLRVLPPHNQAGRVAAYNTAVGLAAGLAPMLGGFLVSFLGTRGMFLLSGTLRLVALAFFARAVQVPHTPPLRLGALRPQRGHLSRPLRLRPLWRPWIRPVR encoded by the coding sequence GTGGAGCAGAGCCCGCAAGGACCGGGCGCCGGAGCCCGGCCAGCCGCCCGACCGGCAGGCCGCCCGGCGAGGCCCAACCGGAAGGCGATGCACGCAAGCCTGTGGGATGGCATCTGGAGCAGCGCCAGCGAGAACGCGATGCTCCCCTTCATCCCCATGTTCGCCCTCGCCCTGGGCGCCGGACCGGCGGCCATCGGCCTCGTGGCGGCCTTCCCCACCCTCCTGGGCAACCTCTTCCAGATCCCCGCCGCCCGCCTGGCCGAGCGCTTCGGGCACCGCCGCCTCTACCTGCTGGGGAGCCTGGGCCGGCTCCTCTGGCTCCCCGTGGCTCTCCTGCCCTTCCTGGACCTCCCCGCCGATACGGCCGTGGCGCTCCTCATCGGCCTCCTCTCGCTGCGCACGGCGGTGATCAGCCTGGCGGTGCCGGCCTGGACCACCCTCATGGCCCAGGCGGTGCCCCTCCGCCTGCGGGGGCGCTACTTCTCCAACCGGAACCTGTACGCGAGCCTCTCGGCCCTGCTGGCCGCGGCTTCGGGCGGCTGGCTGGTACGCCTGGCCGGATACCCCGCCGGTTACGCCGCCCTCTTCGGCGTGGCCACCCTCGCGGGACTGCTGGCCGTGGAGAGCGTCACCCGTATGCCGGTGGAGCCCTTGGAGCCCGCCCACCGGCCGTCGCACGCCCCCTCCAGCGGGCCGGATCACCCGCCGGCCGAGGCGGCCCCCCAACCCCACCCGCCCCTCTCGCCCGGGCTCCACCTGGGCTTCGGGGCGCGGCTGCGGGCCGTCACCCGGGCCTTCCGGCCGGACCAGCCCTTCAGCCGGTACATCCTCACATCCTTCGCCTGGACCTTCGCGGTGAACCTCCCCGCCCCCCTCTTCGCCGTCCACTTCAAGCAGGTGCTCGGCGGCAACGAGGCCATCTGGGGCCTCACCACCGCCACCAACCTGACGGTGACCATGATCGGCCAGCGGTACTGGGGCCGTCGCACCGTCACCCTGGGCGACCGGAACATCGTGATCCTGGGCGGGCTGGGGGCGAGCCTGCTGGCGTTGCTCTGGGCGGTCATCCCCGCCCCCTGGTATGTCTTCGGCCTGGAGCTCCTGGGCGGGATGGCCTGGTCCGGTTACAACCTGGCCGCCTTCACCTTGCTCCTGCGGGTACTGCCGCCGCACAACCAGGCCGGCCGCGTGGCCGCCTACAACACGGCGGTGGGCCTCGCCGCGGGGTTGGCGCCCATGCTGGGCGGGTTCCTGGTCTCTTTCCTGGGCACCCGGGGCATGTTCCTCCTCTCGGGCACCCTCCGCCTGGTGGCTCTGGCCTTCTTCGCGCGCGCAGTGCAGGTGCCCCACACCCCTCCGCTGCGCCTGGGCGCGCTCCGCCCGCAACGGGGGCACCTGTCTCGGCCCCTCCGGCTGCGACCCCTGTGGCGCCCCTGGATTCGGCCCGTTCGCTGA
- the ppc gene encoding phosphoenolpyruvate carboxylase: protein MNDLARNLVPGPARPGEAPIQWRPQDRPLRRDVHILADMLMHILAEEVSPRLAEQVEGLRRTCKALREGASPELEHQLEASISALPQEEALRLIRAFSLYFQLVNLAEERHRARRRRQYRLDRPTGQAGSPEDLAVHLREAGVGPEQLQQVLNRLRITLVTTAHPTQTLRRTVIDHHQRIAALLERLDDPRLVPAERRRVLEGLRQEIRLLWQTDELRERRPTVLDEVREGLFYFERTLLEVAPRLLAELERALNDAYPGASLRVPGILRFGTWIGGDRDGNPRVTPEVTRRALLAQKRLVITRYLQHLDRLGSRMSQSVRLASVPPGLTELLESYRAAFPDVYRWAAGRFPGEPFREAWVYARWRLELARPPADPEGVADLDSFSPFRGEPPAPADPRGYPNAAAFLDDLHRIQEALGATSPARPHLDELDLFIRQVELFGFHLAAMDVREDGARVRRAARSLLEAAGLRPPTSPADWNRLLAGPPLLGEPASAGSGVDPELAEILESLRVIRWAQEAIDPPAACAYLISMVHGPEALWEALLLAREAGLFRWEPAPGEHPPAESRVDVVPLVESIGDLRRAGAILEGAWTLPAYQAQLSARGNHQEVMLGYSDSNKDGGYFTSNWEIYQAQRRLMQAARRRGVEITFFHGRGGAIGRGGGPSVKALMGLPPGSLPGAMRITEQGEVLSSRYLQPELAMRNLEQLATAAIWSSVPQARMPAARTVGAHSAWEEAADRLSQLALATYRGLVERPGFEAYFRQATPIAYVERLKIGSRPSSRPDMEEMEGLRAIPWVFAWTQSRHLIPGWYGVGTALERFATESPENLALLQEMAQAWAFWQPLMDNLEMAMCKADLGVARLYARLAPEGKEFLDLIEDEFRRTREWVLRLSGRSELLDGQPVLQRSIRLRNPYVDPLSYLQVEMIRRHRAASPPEEQAVLEDAIFRSINGVVGGLRNSG, encoded by the coding sequence GTGAACGATCTCGCACGCAACCTGGTGCCCGGCCCCGCGAGGCCCGGGGAAGCGCCCATCCAGTGGCGTCCCCAGGATCGCCCCCTTCGCCGGGACGTGCACATCCTGGCCGACATGCTGATGCACATCCTGGCGGAGGAGGTCTCTCCGCGGCTGGCTGAGCAGGTCGAGGGCCTGCGGCGCACGTGCAAGGCCTTACGCGAGGGGGCCTCGCCCGAGCTTGAGCACCAGCTGGAGGCGAGCATCTCGGCTCTGCCGCAGGAGGAGGCCCTGCGGCTCATCCGGGCTTTCTCCCTCTACTTCCAGCTGGTGAACCTGGCCGAGGAGCGCCACCGGGCCCGGCGCCGGCGCCAGTACCGCCTCGACCGGCCCACGGGCCAGGCGGGCTCGCCCGAGGACCTGGCCGTTCACCTCCGGGAGGCCGGCGTGGGGCCCGAGCAGCTCCAGCAGGTCCTGAACCGTCTCCGCATCACGTTGGTGACCACCGCCCACCCCACCCAGACCCTGCGCCGCACCGTCATCGACCACCACCAGCGCATCGCCGCCCTCCTGGAGCGGCTGGACGACCCTCGCCTGGTGCCCGCCGAGCGGCGCCGGGTCCTGGAGGGGCTCCGGCAGGAGATCCGCCTCCTCTGGCAGACCGACGAGCTGCGCGAGCGCCGGCCCACCGTGCTCGACGAGGTACGCGAGGGCCTCTTCTACTTCGAGCGGACCCTCTTGGAGGTGGCACCCCGGCTCTTGGCCGAGCTGGAGCGGGCCCTGAACGACGCCTACCCGGGAGCCTCCCTGCGGGTGCCCGGCATCCTGCGCTTCGGGACCTGGATCGGTGGGGACCGGGACGGCAACCCCCGGGTCACCCCCGAGGTCACGCGCCGGGCGCTCCTGGCCCAGAAGCGGCTGGTGATCACCCGCTACCTGCAGCACCTGGACCGTCTGGGAAGCCGCATGAGCCAGTCCGTCCGGCTGGCTTCCGTGCCCCCCGGCCTCACCGAGCTCCTCGAGAGTTACCGGGCGGCCTTCCCCGACGTCTACCGCTGGGCCGCGGGGCGCTTCCCCGGGGAGCCCTTCCGGGAAGCCTGGGTCTACGCCCGCTGGCGCCTGGAGCTCGCCCGGCCGCCCGCGGACCCCGAGGGCGTGGCGGACCTGGACTCCTTCAGCCCCTTCCGCGGGGAGCCCCCCGCCCCGGCGGATCCCCGGGGCTACCCCAACGCCGCCGCCTTCCTGGACGACCTGCACCGCATCCAGGAGGCCCTGGGGGCCACCTCTCCGGCCCGGCCCCACCTGGACGAGCTGGACCTCTTCATCCGGCAGGTGGAGCTCTTCGGCTTCCACCTGGCCGCCATGGACGTACGCGAGGACGGCGCCCGGGTCCGCCGCGCCGCCCGCTCCCTGCTGGAGGCGGCCGGCCTTCGCCCGCCCACCTCCCCGGCGGATTGGAACCGCCTTTTGGCGGGCCCACCTCTCTTGGGCGAGCCCGCCTCCGCCGGCTCCGGGGTGGACCCCGAGCTGGCCGAGATCCTGGAGAGCCTGCGGGTGATCCGCTGGGCCCAGGAGGCGATCGACCCGCCCGCCGCGTGCGCCTACCTGATCAGCATGGTCCACGGCCCCGAGGCGCTCTGGGAGGCGCTCCTCCTGGCCCGCGAGGCCGGTCTCTTCCGCTGGGAGCCCGCGCCTGGAGAGCATCCGCCCGCGGAGAGCCGGGTGGACGTGGTGCCGCTCGTGGAGTCCATCGGCGACCTGCGCCGGGCGGGCGCGATCCTGGAGGGCGCCTGGACCCTTCCCGCCTACCAGGCCCAGCTCTCCGCCCGCGGTAACCACCAGGAGGTGATGCTGGGCTACTCGGACAGCAACAAGGACGGGGGCTACTTCACCAGCAACTGGGAGATCTACCAGGCCCAGCGCCGTCTCATGCAGGCCGCCCGCCGGCGGGGCGTGGAGATCACTTTCTTCCACGGCCGCGGCGGTGCCATCGGCCGGGGCGGCGGCCCAAGCGTGAAAGCGCTCATGGGCCTGCCGCCCGGGAGCTTGCCCGGCGCCATGCGGATCACCGAGCAGGGCGAGGTGCTTTCCTCCCGCTACCTGCAGCCCGAGCTGGCCATGCGGAACCTGGAGCAGCTGGCCACGGCGGCCATCTGGTCCAGCGTGCCCCAGGCCCGGATGCCCGCCGCCCGCACCGTGGGTGCCCACAGCGCCTGGGAGGAGGCGGCGGACCGGCTTTCCCAGCTCGCCCTGGCCACCTACCGGGGGCTCGTGGAGCGCCCCGGCTTCGAGGCCTACTTCCGCCAGGCCACGCCCATCGCGTACGTCGAGCGGCTCAAGATCGGCTCCCGTCCCAGCTCCCGCCCGGACATGGAGGAGATGGAGGGTCTCAGGGCCATCCCCTGGGTCTTCGCCTGGACCCAGAGCCGCCACCTCATCCCTGGCTGGTACGGCGTCGGCACCGCCCTGGAGCGCTTCGCCACTGAATCGCCCGAGAACCTGGCCCTCCTGCAGGAGATGGCCCAGGCGTGGGCCTTCTGGCAGCCCCTGATGGACAACCTGGAGATGGCCATGTGCAAGGCGGACCTGGGGGTGGCCCGCCTCTACGCGCGCCTGGCCCCCGAGGGGAAGGAGTTCCTGGACCTGATCGAGGACGAGTTCCGCCGAACCCGCGAGTGGGTGCTGCGGCTCTCGGGCCGGAGCGAGCTCCTGGACGGGCAGCCCGTCCTGCAGCGCTCCATCCGGCTGCGGAACCCCTACGTGGACCCCCTGAGCTACCTTCAGGTGGAGATGATCCGGCGGCACCGGGCGGCCTCGCCCCCCGAGGAGCAGGCTGTGCTGGAGGACGCCATCTTCCGGAGCATCAACGGCGTGGTGGGAGGACTGCGGAACTCGGGTTGA
- a CDS encoding glycoside hydrolase family 130 protein has product MMRRDPHNPVITPADVIPSREGLEVIGAFNAGAAKIGEETLLLLRVAERPTNDDPDYVAFPHASEDGDGVQVLRIRRDSPDVDVSDPRAVVYRGQLHLTSISHLRLARSTDGVHFRVDPQPTLVPSGMYEEYGIEDPRITYLDGRYLIVYTSVSRRGVTVSLIRTPDFRTFERMGVIFPPENKDVAIFPARVGGRYAALHRPSARGLGSPDIWLAYSEDLRHWGDHRHLLGVRKGMWDGVRIGAGSVPFMTEKGWLAIYHGADETRYCLGGALMDAEAPHVVLARSQDPILVPEAPYETNGFFHNAVFTCGTVVEPDGTLRIFYGAADQSIALAVTSVDEVLDSLEPVPVRAR; this is encoded by the coding sequence ATGATGCGACGCGATCCCCACAACCCCGTGATCACGCCGGCGGACGTCATTCCATCCCGTGAAGGCCTGGAGGTGATCGGGGCCTTCAACGCGGGCGCGGCGAAGATCGGGGAGGAGACCCTGCTTCTGCTGCGGGTGGCTGAGCGCCCGACCAACGACGACCCAGACTACGTCGCCTTCCCCCACGCGAGCGAAGACGGGGACGGGGTTCAGGTGCTCCGGATCCGCCGCGACTCGCCCGACGTGGACGTGTCGGACCCGAGGGCCGTGGTCTACCGGGGCCAGCTCCACCTCACTTCCATCTCGCACCTGCGCCTCGCGCGGAGCACCGACGGCGTCCACTTCCGGGTGGACCCGCAGCCGACGCTGGTGCCCTCGGGGATGTACGAGGAGTACGGCATCGAGGACCCCCGCATCACCTACCTGGACGGCCGGTACCTGATCGTCTACACTTCCGTCTCGCGGCGGGGCGTCACCGTCTCCCTGATCCGGACGCCGGACTTCCGCACCTTCGAGCGGATGGGCGTGATCTTCCCTCCGGAGAACAAGGACGTGGCCATCTTCCCTGCCCGGGTGGGCGGACGGTACGCGGCCCTGCACCGGCCCAGCGCCCGCGGCCTTGGAAGCCCCGACATCTGGCTGGCCTACTCCGAAGACCTGCGCCACTGGGGCGATCACCGCCACCTCCTGGGGGTGCGCAAGGGTATGTGGGACGGCGTCCGCATCGGCGCGGGGTCGGTCCCCTTCATGACGGAGAAGGGGTGGCTCGCCATCTACCACGGGGCGGACGAGACCCGCTACTGCCTGGGGGGTGCCCTGATGGACGCGGAGGCGCCCCACGTGGTGCTCGCCCGCTCGCAGGACCCGATCCTGGTGCCCGAGGCGCCTTACGAGACCAACGGTTTCTTCCACAACGCCGTCTTCACGTGCGGCACCGTGGTGGAGCCCGATGGAACCCTGCGCATCTTCTACGGCGCGGCCGATCAATCCATCGCCCTGGCGGTCACCAGCGTGGACGAGGTCCTGGACTCCCTGGAGCCGGTGCCCGTGCGGGCTCGCTGA
- the rlmD gene encoding 23S rRNA (uracil(1939)-C(5))-methyltransferase RlmD, translated as MPDQAAEQVMDLRIEGLDAEGVGLASRGADRVRIPGALPGERVEAIPARRHRHRVEGRLLRVLEPAPERVAAPCPHYGECGGCSLQHLDYPAQLAFKRRRVKEALARAGVTVDVPSVIGMEEPWGYRNKVDLSFGHDPSRGVRLGFHRRGRWHEVVPAAGCLIAPPELLAAVRAVEGWALAHGLDAYDPRTHTGFLRTLLLREGRATGQRMVALVTAGAEALPGAGALREAVARVVPGLRSLLWVVNEAPSDALKVDRVQVLWGEEAIEEELGGLRYPVAVESFFQTNTLQARRLLATVLELAKAAPTDGVLDLFCGVGTFALALSPRVRNVVGIEWVEEAVQSARRLAEAAGFSNARFLAGPVRLLLPEAAAGLGGVDLVLLDPPRSGAGGKVMRKIGRAAPRRVVYVSCNPQTLGEDLVHLLPFGYRVNQVRALDLFPHTPHVETVVRLERTGR; from the coding sequence ATGCCCGATCAGGCTGCCGAGCAGGTGATGGACCTGCGCATCGAGGGACTGGATGCCGAGGGGGTCGGCCTGGCCTCGCGGGGAGCCGACCGCGTGCGCATCCCCGGGGCGCTCCCCGGCGAGCGGGTGGAGGCGATCCCTGCCCGCCGGCACCGGCACCGGGTGGAGGGCCGGTTGCTGCGGGTGCTCGAGCCTGCTCCCGAGCGTGTGGCGGCCCCCTGCCCTCATTACGGCGAGTGCGGTGGCTGCAGCCTCCAGCACCTGGACTACCCGGCTCAGCTGGCCTTCAAGCGACGCCGGGTGAAAGAGGCCCTGGCGCGAGCGGGCGTGACGGTAGACGTACCTTCCGTGATAGGCATGGAGGAGCCGTGGGGCTACCGGAACAAGGTGGACCTGAGCTTTGGGCACGACCCGTCCCGAGGCGTCCGGCTCGGCTTCCATCGCCGGGGCCGCTGGCACGAGGTGGTTCCCGCCGCCGGGTGCCTCATCGCTCCCCCGGAGCTGTTGGCGGCCGTGCGCGCCGTGGAAGGGTGGGCCCTGGCGCACGGCCTGGACGCCTACGACCCCCGCACCCACACGGGCTTCCTCCGTACTCTGCTCCTGCGGGAAGGCAGGGCCACGGGCCAGCGGATGGTCGCGCTGGTGACCGCCGGGGCCGAAGCGCTTCCTGGCGCCGGCGCCCTCCGCGAGGCGGTGGCCCGGGTCGTGCCCGGCCTCCGAAGCCTGCTGTGGGTGGTGAACGAGGCGCCCTCGGACGCGCTCAAGGTGGACCGGGTGCAGGTGCTCTGGGGCGAGGAGGCCATCGAGGAGGAGCTGGGGGGGCTTCGCTACCCGGTGGCGGTGGAGAGCTTCTTCCAGACCAACACGCTCCAGGCCCGGCGACTGCTGGCCACAGTCCTGGAGCTGGCGAAAGCAGCGCCCACGGACGGCGTCTTGGACCTTTTCTGCGGCGTGGGGACCTTCGCGCTGGCCCTGTCGCCCCGGGTGCGGAACGTGGTGGGGATCGAGTGGGTGGAGGAGGCGGTCCAGAGCGCCCGTCGCCTGGCCGAGGCGGCCGGGTTCAGCAACGCCCGCTTCCTCGCGGGCCCGGTGCGGCTGCTCTTGCCCGAGGCCGCGGCCGGCCTGGGTGGCGTGGACCTGGTGCTCCTGGACCCGCCGCGCTCGGGGGCAGGCGGCAAGGTGATGCGGAAGATCGGCCGGGCGGCGCCCCGCCGGGTGGTTTACGTCTCATGCAATCCCCAGACCCTGGGCGAGGACCTGGTCCACCTCCTCCCCTTCGGGTATCGGGTGAACCAGGTGCGGGCGTTGGACCTCTTCCCCCACACGCCCCACGTGGAGACGGTGGTCCGTCTCGAGCGCACCGGACGATAG
- a CDS encoding Crp/Fnr family transcriptional regulator: MPDHRSSRWSEILGRIPALEGLPAEDLAPLARVVEPRRFHTGEVVFREGEPVRAIYLVGRGMVKAATADGEGREQILSVLARGDLFPHVGLLEGGGYPATATCLEESELGEVSRAAFLAVLSRNPDLTVRLLLLFSQRLRLLQDQVRELTLADAATRVARILERLARRAGLPGDDGLRLPPHLNQETLARMAGVTRETTNRVLARFRREGSLRVTAEGLVVLDLEGLAGRSRSPADPRPDQGG, encoded by the coding sequence ATGCCCGATCACCGTTCGTCCCGCTGGAGCGAAATCCTTGGTCGGATTCCGGCCCTGGAGGGGTTGCCGGCCGAGGACCTGGCGCCTTTGGCCCGCGTGGTGGAACCCCGCCGCTTCCACACCGGCGAGGTGGTCTTCCGGGAAGGCGAACCCGTGCGGGCCATCTACCTGGTGGGCCGCGGCATGGTGAAGGCGGCCACCGCCGACGGCGAGGGCCGGGAGCAGATCCTCTCGGTCCTGGCCAGGGGGGACCTCTTCCCCCACGTGGGCCTGCTGGAGGGCGGCGGCTATCCGGCCACCGCCACCTGTCTGGAGGAGAGCGAGCTGGGGGAGGTCTCGCGCGCGGCGTTCCTCGCGGTCCTCAGCCGGAACCCGGATCTCACCGTGCGGCTGTTGCTCCTCTTCTCCCAGCGGCTTCGCCTGCTGCAGGACCAGGTGCGGGAGCTCACCCTGGCCGACGCAGCGACCCGCGTGGCCCGCATCCTGGAGCGCTTGGCCCGGCGGGCAGGCCTCCCCGGCGACGATGGGCTCCGGCTTCCGCCCCACCTGAACCAGGAGACCCTGGCCCGCATGGCCGGCGTGACCCGGGAGACCACCAACCGGGTGCTGGCCCGGTTTCGGCGGGAGGGGTCCCTGCGGGTGACGGCCGAGGGGCTGGTGGTGTTGGACCTGGAGGGGCTGGCGGGTCGATCCCGATCGCCGGCCGACCCGCGCCCCGATCAAGGAGGATGA
- the tatA gene encoding twin-arginine translocase TatA/TatE family subunit, with amino-acid sequence MRFGPMELVIILVIALLIFGPGKLPQVGKAIGKGMRDFKEALSGGEQASNPDDPGRERRS; translated from the coding sequence ATGCGGTTCGGGCCGATGGAGCTGGTCATCATCTTGGTCATCGCCCTGCTCATCTTCGGGCCGGGCAAGCTGCCCCAGGTGGGCAAGGCGATCGGCAAGGGGATGCGCGACTTCAAGGAGGCCCTATCGGGCGGCGAGCAGGCCTCCAACCCCGACGACCCCGGCCGGGAGCGGCGGAGCTAG
- the proB gene encoding glutamate 5-kinase, with protein sequence MDPSQETAATLEGARRLVVKVGSSSLSRPEGGLDEARMARLVERLVALRRRHELVLVSSGAVAAGRDVLPDRPPQGLREKQALAAVGQGRLIQAYEELFRPAGVQVAQVLLTRSDVRDRRRYLNTRLTLITLLAWGVLPIVNENDTVAVEEIRLGDNDTLSALVAILVDADLLLMLSDVDGLYEADPRRAPGARRLATVARIGPELLRSGGSPGPLGSGGIATKLEAARLATRSGVAAALAHTEHEETWHRLLAGRIPGTYFPARGGLSARKRWIVFHDRPRGWVQVDAGAQNALLHGGKSLLPVGVTAVGGSFGAGDLLAVLDGDGREIARGLVTVAQAELEPILALEGEERRRALAALPHAELIHRDNLVLMEEDA encoded by the coding sequence TTGGATCCGTCGCAGGAAACAGCGGCCACCCTCGAAGGCGCCCGCCGCCTGGTGGTGAAGGTGGGCTCGAGCAGCCTCAGCCGCCCCGAAGGCGGGCTGGACGAAGCGCGCATGGCCCGCCTGGTGGAGCGGCTCGTGGCCCTGCGCCGCCGCCACGAGCTGGTGCTGGTCAGTTCGGGGGCCGTGGCCGCGGGGCGCGACGTCCTCCCCGACCGGCCCCCTCAAGGCCTGAGGGAGAAGCAGGCGCTCGCGGCCGTGGGCCAGGGGCGCTTGATCCAGGCCTACGAGGAACTCTTCCGCCCGGCGGGCGTCCAGGTGGCCCAGGTGCTCCTGACCCGCTCCGACGTGCGGGATCGCCGCCGCTACCTGAACACCCGGCTCACCCTCATCACCCTCCTCGCCTGGGGGGTGCTCCCCATCGTCAACGAGAACGACACGGTGGCGGTGGAGGAGATCCGCCTGGGCGACAACGACACCCTCTCGGCCCTGGTGGCCATCCTGGTGGACGCAGACCTGCTCCTGATGCTCTCGGACGTGGACGGCCTCTACGAGGCGGATCCCCGCCGCGCCCCCGGCGCCCGCCGCCTGGCGACCGTGGCCCGCATCGGCCCTGAGCTCCTCCGGTCCGGAGGGAGTCCAGGCCCCCTGGGCTCGGGCGGGATCGCCACCAAGCTGGAGGCGGCCAGGCTCGCCACCCGCTCGGGCGTGGCCGCCGCCCTGGCCCACACAGAGCACGAGGAGACGTGGCACCGCCTCCTCGCGGGCCGGATACCGGGAACGTACTTCCCCGCCCGGGGCGGCCTCTCCGCCCGGAAGCGCTGGATCGTCTTCCACGACCGGCCCCGGGGCTGGGTGCAGGTGGACGCCGGCGCCCAGAACGCCCTCCTTCACGGGGGAAAGAGCCTGCTCCCCGTGGGGGTCACGGCCGTGGGCGGCTCCTTCGGCGCCGGGGATCTCCTGGCCGTGCTGGACGGCGACGGCCGGGAGATCGCCCGGGGGCTGGTCACCGTCGCTCAGGCCGAGCTCGAGCCCATCCTGGCCCTCGAGGGCGAGGAGCGACGCCGCGCCCTGGCCGCCCTGCCCCACGCGGAGCTGATCCACCGGGACAACCTGGTGCTCATGGAGGAGGATGCCTGA